Proteins encoded by one window of Lacipirellulaceae bacterium:
- a CDS encoding CoA-binding protein produces MPTVAIIGASSDRSKFGNKSVRAHLKQGYDVYPVNPKGGEIEGLTAYASIGEVPVEHLDRISLYVPPTVGEKLLPAIAEKGCDELWLNPGSESEALVEAARQAGLEPIVACSIVDLGESPGQYGE; encoded by the coding sequence ATGCCCACCGTCGCCATTATCGGAGCCAGCTCTGATCGCTCGAAGTTTGGCAACAAGTCGGTTCGCGCTCACTTGAAGCAAGGATACGACGTCTACCCCGTGAATCCTAAGGGGGGCGAAATCGAAGGACTGACGGCCTACGCGTCGATTGGCGAAGTCCCTGTCGAACATCTCGACCGGATCAGTCTGTACGTCCCCCCGACCGTTGGCGAAAAACTGCTGCCTGCCATTGCAGAAAAGGGCTGCGACGAACTGTGGCTTAACCCCGGCAGCGAAAGCGAAGCCTTGGTCGAAGCGGCAAGGCAAGCCGGGCTGGAACCGATCGTTGCTTGTAGCATTGTCGACCTCGGAGAAAGCCCTGGTCAGTACGGTGAATGA